Proteins encoded by one window of Sediminicoccus rosea:
- a CDS encoding MBL fold metallo-hydrolase, giving the protein MSLPRRHAILAAPLLLAASGAARAAQPPVGRQVASLYRTRIGDIEVTAVSDGTIALPPGVFGEANLAEARRILAENFQPTEGPVPCALNTFLVNSGGRLSLIDTGSGDALGPTMGQLPANLAAMGVTPAMVDSVVLTHMHRDHAGGLCSREGAALFPTSELVIPEVEAAFWFDESNINRVPQGSRGGFAYAKQVEAAYRGRIRRVPGGREVNPGITSVDAFGHTPGHTIYRIASGPAQLLVFGDMVHFPALQTRHPEWGIAFDVDAAAAVATRRRVFDMAVADRLLVAGMHMDFPGFGRMRRDAAGYHLVSAPWRPFL; this is encoded by the coding sequence ATGTCCCTGCCACGCCGCCACGCCATCCTTGCCGCGCCCTTGCTTCTGGCCGCCTCCGGCGCCGCCCGGGCTGCGCAGCCACCGGTCGGGCGCCAGGTCGCCAGCCTCTACCGCACCAGGATCGGCGATATCGAGGTGACAGCGGTCAGCGACGGCACCATCGCGCTGCCGCCTGGCGTCTTCGGCGAGGCAAACCTCGCCGAGGCGCGCCGCATCCTGGCCGAGAATTTCCAGCCGACCGAGGGCCCCGTCCCCTGCGCGCTCAACACCTTCCTGGTGAATTCCGGTGGCAGGCTCTCCTTGATCGACACCGGCTCGGGCGACGCGCTGGGGCCCACCATGGGGCAGCTTCCCGCCAACCTCGCCGCCATGGGCGTCACGCCGGCCATGGTGGACAGCGTGGTGCTGACGCACATGCACCGCGACCATGCGGGCGGGCTGTGCAGCCGCGAGGGTGCCGCGCTCTTCCCCACCTCGGAACTGGTCATCCCCGAGGTCGAGGCCGCATTCTGGTTCGATGAGAGCAACATCAACCGCGTGCCGCAGGGCTCACGCGGCGGGTTCGCCTATGCGAAGCAGGTCGAGGCCGCCTATCGCGGCCGCATCCGCCGCGTGCCGGGCGGGCGTGAGGTGAATCCCGGCATCACCTCGGTGGATGCCTTCGGCCATACGCCGGGCCACACCATCTACCGGATCGCCTCCGGCCCCGCGCAGTTGCTGGTCTTCGGCGACATGGTGCATTTCCCGGCGCTGCAGACCCGCCACCCGGAATGGGGCATTGCCTTCGACGTGGATGCCGCCGCGGCCGTCGCCACGCGCCGCCGCGTCTTCGACATGGCGGTGGCGGACCGGCTGCTGGTCGCGGGCATGCACATGGACTTCCCGGGCTTCGGTCGCATGCGGCGGGACGCCGCGGGCTATCACCTGGTCAGCGCGCCCTGGCGTCCCTTCCTGTAG
- a CDS encoding formate--tetrahydrofolate ligase: MSIDLEIARAATLRPIAEIAAKAGIPDAALEPYGKYKAKIGLDFVASARADRPRGKLVLVTGINPTPAGEGKTTTTVGLGDALNHIGKRAMICLREPSLGPCFGVKGGAAGGGHAQVVPMEDINLHFTGDFHAITAANNLLAAMIDNHIYWGNALGIDARRITWRRALDMNDRALRSVVGSLGGTANGFPREDGFDIVVASEVMAAFCLAHDLADLQRRLGRIIVASTRDGKPVTAADLKADGAMAVLLRDALAPNLVQTLAGSPALVHGGPFANIAHGCNSVMATTLGLHLSDVVVTEAGFGADLGAEKFLDIKCRLAGLSPDACVIVATIRALKMHGGVAKADLGREDVDAVKRGVANLARHVENIKKFGLPPVVALNRFTADTEAEIRAVQEAMAALGTEAILCTHWSDGAAGTVELAHAVMRRLDAKEAAFQPLYPDAIPLAEKIGTIAREIYRARDVAIPDSVLAKLKRFEAMGFGAAPICIAKTQYSFSADPTAMGAPVDHVLPVRDVRLLAGAGFVVAITGDVMTMPGLPRVPAAETIRLDEQGRIEGLF; this comes from the coding sequence ATGTCCATTGACCTCGAAATCGCCCGCGCCGCCACGCTGCGCCCCATCGCCGAGATTGCCGCCAAGGCCGGCATCCCGGACGCGGCGCTGGAGCCGTACGGCAAGTACAAGGCCAAGATCGGCCTCGATTTCGTGGCGAGCGCCCGGGCCGACCGGCCACGCGGCAAGCTGGTCCTCGTCACCGGCATCAACCCGACGCCGGCGGGCGAGGGCAAGACGACCACCACGGTCGGCCTCGGCGATGCGCTCAACCACATCGGCAAGCGCGCCATGATCTGCCTGCGCGAACCCTCGCTCGGCCCCTGCTTCGGCGTGAAGGGGGGCGCTGCGGGCGGCGGCCATGCGCAGGTGGTGCCGATGGAGGACATCAACCTCCATTTCACCGGCGATTTCCACGCCATCACGGCGGCCAACAACCTGCTGGCCGCGATGATCGACAACCACATCTACTGGGGCAACGCGCTGGGCATCGATGCGCGCCGCATCACCTGGCGCCGCGCGCTCGACATGAACGACCGCGCGCTGCGCAGCGTTGTGGGCTCGCTCGGCGGCACGGCCAATGGCTTCCCGCGCGAGGATGGCTTCGACATCGTCGTCGCCAGCGAGGTGATGGCGGCCTTCTGCCTGGCCCATGACCTGGCCGATCTGCAACGCCGCCTGGGGCGGATCATCGTAGCCTCCACGCGCGACGGAAAGCCCGTGACGGCGGCCGACCTCAAGGCCGATGGCGCCATGGCGGTGCTGCTGCGCGACGCGCTCGCCCCCAACCTCGTGCAGACGCTGGCGGGCTCCCCCGCGCTGGTGCATGGCGGACCCTTCGCCAATATCGCGCATGGCTGCAACTCGGTCATGGCGACGACGCTGGGCCTTCACCTCTCCGATGTGGTGGTCACCGAAGCGGGCTTCGGCGCCGACCTGGGCGCGGAGAAATTCCTCGACATCAAGTGCCGCCTCGCCGGCCTCTCGCCCGATGCCTGCGTCATCGTCGCCACCATCCGCGCGCTGAAGATGCATGGCGGCGTGGCCAAGGCCGATCTGGGCCGCGAAGATGTGGACGCGGTGAAGCGCGGCGTGGCGAACCTCGCCCGCCATGTGGAGAACATCAAGAAATTCGGCCTGCCGCCCGTGGTGGCGCTCAACCGCTTCACCGCCGACACCGAGGCCGAGATCCGGGCGGTTCAGGAGGCGATGGCCGCACTCGGCACCGAGGCCATCCTCTGCACCCATTGGTCGGATGGCGCGGCCGGCACGGTGGAACTCGCCCATGCCGTGATGCGCCGGCTGGACGCGAAGGAGGCGGCCTTCCAGCCGCTCTACCCCGACGCGATTCCACTGGCCGAGAAGATCGGCACCATCGCGCGCGAGATCTACCGCGCGCGCGACGTGGCGATCCCGGATTCGGTGCTGGCGAAGCTGAAGCGCTTCGAGGCGATGGGCTTCGGCGCCGCGCCCATCTGCATCGCCAAGACGCAATACAGCTTCTCGGCCGACCCCACGGCGATGGGCGCCCCGGTGGACCATGTGCTGCCCGTGCGCGACGTGCGGCTGCTGGCAGGGGCGGGCTTCGTCGTCGCCATCACGGGCGATGTGATGACCATGCCGGGCCTGCCCCGCGTGCCGGCGGCCGAGACCATCCGGCTGGACGAGCAGGGGCGGATCGAGGGCCTGTTCTAA
- a CDS encoding Bug family tripartite tricarboxylate transporter substrate binding protein, with protein MLNRRALLATPALLPALAQAQPQADWPQRPVTMMIPFVAGGPSDITGRVIAARLGGLLGQTVVVENRPGANGAVAAQAMARAAADGHTIMTGSIGVYAINKALRPNLPYDPVRDFAPITLAVTTPNVLVINPQQVPATDYAGVLAWLRANGARASYSTSGVGSSEHLTMELFKLRTNSEATHIPYQGGAAAATALLAGDVQLTFQNLGTVAPHIAAGRLRAVMVTSAARNATIPAVPTAGEVGLSDFVVTSWQAVMAPAGVPAPILARLEATCIESLQHPESRQRLNQIGFDVVASSAADFRRFQEAEVARWRTVVERAQIRAE; from the coding sequence ATGCTGAACCGTCGCGCCCTGCTCGCCACGCCCGCGCTCCTGCCCGCCCTCGCCCAGGCGCAGCCCCAGGCCGATTGGCCGCAACGCCCGGTCACGATGATGATCCCCTTCGTGGCGGGCGGCCCGTCCGACATCACCGGGCGCGTCATCGCCGCGCGGCTGGGCGGTCTGCTCGGCCAGACCGTGGTGGTGGAGAACCGGCCCGGCGCAAATGGCGCCGTGGCGGCCCAGGCCATGGCGCGCGCGGCCGCCGATGGCCACACGATCATGACGGGCTCCATCGGCGTCTACGCCATCAACAAGGCGCTGCGCCCCAACCTGCCTTACGACCCGGTGCGGGATTTCGCGCCGATCACGCTCGCGGTCACCACGCCCAATGTGCTGGTGATCAACCCGCAGCAGGTGCCGGCCACCGACTATGCCGGCGTGCTGGCCTGGCTGCGGGCCAATGGCGCGCGCGCCTCGTACTCCACCTCCGGCGTCGGCTCGTCGGAGCACCTGACGATGGAACTGTTCAAGCTGCGCACGAATTCGGAGGCGACGCATATCCCCTACCAGGGCGGAGCCGCGGCCGCGACGGCGCTGCTGGCCGGCGATGTGCAACTCACCTTCCAGAATCTCGGGACGGTCGCGCCGCATATCGCGGCCGGGCGGCTGCGCGCCGTGATGGTGACCAGCGCCGCGCGCAACGCAACCATCCCCGCCGTGCCGACGGCGGGCGAGGTGGGGCTCTCGGATTTCGTCGTCACCTCCTGGCAGGCGGTGATGGCGCCCGCCGGCGTGCCGGCGCCGATCCTGGCGCGGCTGGAGGCCACCTGCATCGAGAGCCTGCAGCACCCGGAAAGCCGCCAGCGGCTGAATCAGATCGGCTTCGACGTCGTCGCCTCCAGCGCCGCCGATTTCCGCCGCTTCCAGGAGGCCGAGGTGGCCCGCTGGCGCACCGTGGTGGAGCGCGCGCAGATCCGGGCGGAATAG
- a CDS encoding polysaccharide lyase, which translates to MRRLAGLLILAAGPALAQPCEGRYPVATPLPAELREAGLRNFWGRENIAPLPGEPGAFRIRYPAGSINPGNATAPVGGAGFSWTPGAPAEARCLSYRVRFSEGFDFALGGKLPGLAGGEAPRGCNPADLSRGFSARLMWRARGEGELYLYAPDRAARCGESIGRGSFRLAPMQWAEIQQEVIVNRPGAADGVIRLWVNGRRVLERRDLVLRENGSIRVNGLLFATFFGGSDPRWASPREQWADFAAVTLWDAAQAR; encoded by the coding sequence GTGCGGCGGCTGGCGGGCCTGCTGATCCTCGCCGCCGGCCCGGCCCTGGCGCAGCCCTGCGAGGGGCGCTACCCGGTCGCCACGCCGCTGCCGGCGGAACTGCGCGAGGCCGGGCTCCGGAATTTCTGGGGGCGGGAGAACATCGCGCCCCTGCCGGGCGAGCCAGGCGCCTTCCGCATCCGCTACCCGGCCGGCTCGATCAATCCGGGCAACGCCACGGCGCCGGTCGGCGGGGCCGGCTTCTCCTGGACGCCCGGTGCGCCCGCCGAGGCACGCTGCCTCAGCTATCGCGTGCGCTTCAGCGAGGGCTTCGATTTCGCGCTGGGCGGCAAGCTGCCTGGCCTTGCGGGGGGGGAGGCGCCGCGCGGCTGCAACCCTGCGGATCTCTCCCGCGGCTTCTCCGCGCGCCTGATGTGGCGCGCGCGGGGCGAAGGGGAGCTCTACCTCTACGCGCCCGACCGGGCGGCGCGCTGTGGCGAGAGCATCGGCCGCGGCAGCTTTCGCCTCGCCCCCATGCAATGGGCCGAGATCCAGCAGGAGGTCATCGTCAACCGCCCTGGCGCGGCGGATGGCGTGATCCGCCTCTGGGTGAACGGGCGGCGCGTGCTGGAGCGGCGGGATCTGGTGCTGCGCGAGAATGGCTCGATCCGCGTGAACGGCCTGCTCTTCGCGACCTTCTTTGGCGGCAGCGACCCACGCTGGGCCTCGCCCCGCGAGCAATGGGCCGACTTCGCCGCCGTTACCCTCTGGGACGCGGCCCAGGCGCGCTGA
- a CDS encoding glycosyltransferase, producing MPGEALLPGHKARSSTAAAVAGWMLLAAITLLLLALLPHEEVASTTQALITVGMIGLWRWGWAAIHYIRAMIYRRRVFPRLRAAAEHAPLPPMLYVVVTSYRISPEMNAAVYGRLFDEALRTGLRCCVVACITDLADAEVLHRAFERRRAHLAEGSALHLLPQAGTGKRGALVDAINLIQQLGPPPHAQLLLMDGDTLIEPGQLEKTCRFLAAFPDVGAVTTDNRPLVQGSVPVREWYRLRMAQRDQNMCSMALSRRLLVLTGRFSLYRMEAVASPAFALAIGNDGINHWRLGFIRMVTGDDKSTWFALLKTRWRMLYIPDVAVGCAEELPPGGWFRATTALMLRWYGNTTRNNGRALALGPRHLGWFFWLSVLDQRISPWTSLAGPAVMLTAALLHGTAFIILYILWVLMTRSAITLLNWFGTGRFHPIFPLLLYYNQIVGSLVKIFVLHHPDRQRWNRQGLAAVGGQGLAARLSSGFFALSLMGFMLLVIVTAHQLDPELEHGAPVGLPAVLDTRPREEHSLRLPCSTDRLTPCSVMTPPPPVSAPGPRPRG from the coding sequence ATGCCCGGCGAGGCGCTGCTGCCCGGCCACAAGGCGCGCTCCTCCACCGCGGCGGCCGTGGCCGGCTGGATGCTGCTCGCGGCCATCACGCTCCTGCTGCTCGCGCTGCTGCCGCACGAGGAGGTCGCCTCCACCACCCAGGCCCTGATCACGGTGGGCATGATTGGCCTGTGGCGATGGGGCTGGGCCGCCATCCACTACATCCGCGCCATGATCTACCGGCGCCGTGTCTTCCCGCGGCTGCGCGCGGCGGCTGAGCATGCGCCGCTGCCGCCCATGCTGTACGTCGTCGTCACCAGCTACCGCATCAGCCCGGAGATGAACGCCGCCGTCTATGGCCGCCTCTTCGACGAGGCGCTGCGCACGGGCCTGCGCTGCTGCGTCGTCGCCTGCATCACCGACCTCGCGGATGCCGAGGTCCTGCACCGCGCCTTCGAGCGGCGGCGCGCCCACCTGGCGGAGGGCTCGGCGCTGCACCTGCTGCCCCAGGCGGGCACCGGCAAGCGCGGCGCGCTGGTGGATGCGATCAACCTGATCCAGCAACTCGGCCCGCCGCCGCACGCGCAGCTGCTGCTGATGGATGGCGACACGCTCATCGAGCCGGGCCAGCTGGAGAAGACCTGCCGCTTTCTCGCGGCCTTCCCGGATGTGGGCGCGGTGACGACCGACAACCGCCCGCTGGTGCAGGGCTCGGTGCCGGTGCGCGAATGGTACCGGCTTCGCATGGCGCAGCGCGACCAGAACATGTGCTCCATGGCGCTGTCGCGCCGCCTGCTGGTGCTGACCGGCCGGTTCTCGCTGTATCGGATGGAAGCCGTCGCCTCACCCGCCTTCGCGCTCGCCATCGGCAATGACGGCATCAACCACTGGCGGCTCGGCTTCATCCGGATGGTGACTGGCGATGACAAGAGCACCTGGTTCGCGCTGCTGAAGACGCGCTGGCGCATGCTCTACATCCCCGATGTCGCGGTGGGCTGCGCCGAGGAATTGCCGCCCGGCGGCTGGTTCCGCGCGACGACGGCGCTGATGCTGCGCTGGTACGGCAACACCACCCGCAACAATGGCCGCGCGCTGGCGCTTGGCCCCCGCCACCTCGGCTGGTTCTTCTGGCTCAGCGTGCTCGACCAGCGCATCTCGCCCTGGACGAGCCTCGCCGGCCCGGCCGTGATGCTGACCGCCGCGCTCCTGCACGGCACGGCGTTCATCATCCTCTACATCCTCTGGGTGCTGATGACGCGCAGCGCCATCACGCTGCTCAACTGGTTCGGTACGGGCCGCTTCCACCCGATCTTCCCGCTGCTGCTCTACTACAACCAGATCGTCGGCTCGCTGGTGAAGATCTTCGTGCTGCACCACCCGGACCGGCAACGCTGGAACCGCCAGGGCCTGGCGGCGGTGGGGGGCCAGGGCCTCGCGGCCCGGCTGTCCAGCGGCTTCTTCGCCCTCTCGCTCATGGGCTTCATGCTGCTGGTCATCGTCACCGCGCATCAGCTCGACCCTGAGCTGGAGCATGGGGCGCCGGTCGGCCTTCCGGCCGTGCTCGACACCCGCCCGCGCGAGGAACACTCGCTCCGCCTGCCCTGCTCGACCGACCGCCTCACGCCCTGCAGCGTGATGACCCCGCCGCCGCCGGTCAGCGCGCCTGGGCCGCGTCCCAGAGGGTAA
- a CDS encoding PilZ domain-containing protein — protein MEGSSDADLRAPRADPGLPASPTGGTPLSFRSPSGKRAHPRVALPATVDLAGATYRLADLSVGGFALEEDGPPAALDDPFRVIFRIGQPHLSLAIEAVVKVRRLSGGRAKSFQIIEISPDGAVALDRLVAIWLSGSDSLASALSRASLDAPEPAEATGRNRRSLLAFGAAALALLLAAGYVASSRLVVYSEFGAVAAPMSMIRAPQPGLLVLQAGAPGLRTEPGQVLGELRPELPTQVVADTTHQINALEARLRQLQGELEHGEASFEAFRAQAEADLLAATETRRLMERQVETQERLFNRLAGLTRQGIVAGARADQEEINLMHHRRSLAEARAAENAARILAGEARAGRFRHDGRPTARSPEEVRREVAAVTASLNDMRQTLARLAAPVPILSPCLCRIAQVAVPSGTAVLAGDVLLGLAAEGSAAPLEVDALVPSTRIPFLALGQRVGVRLAGARDVTPGRIIALNHNPENTGRIGLPDNLRSLRIYGLVTVALDAPPPGGANAIGMPALLQAPVSLRMLLLNLPGFAWIARLGG, from the coding sequence ATGGAGGGCAGTTCTGACGCTGATCTCCGCGCCCCGCGCGCGGATCCGGGCCTGCCCGCCAGCCCCACGGGCGGCACGCCGCTCTCCTTTCGCAGCCCCTCGGGCAAGCGCGCGCATCCGCGCGTCGCGCTTCCCGCCACGGTGGACCTGGCAGGCGCGACCTATCGCCTGGCCGATCTCAGCGTGGGCGGCTTCGCGCTCGAGGAGGACGGCCCGCCCGCCGCGCTGGACGACCCGTTCCGCGTGATCTTCCGGATCGGGCAGCCCCATCTCTCGCTCGCGATCGAGGCGGTGGTGAAGGTGCGCCGCCTCTCCGGCGGACGCGCCAAATCCTTCCAGATCATCGAGATCTCGCCCGATGGCGCCGTGGCACTCGACCGGCTGGTGGCGATCTGGCTCAGCGGGTCGGACAGCCTGGCCTCCGCCCTCTCCCGTGCCTCGCTCGATGCGCCGGAACCCGCCGAGGCGACCGGGCGCAACCGGCGCAGCCTGCTCGCCTTCGGCGCGGCCGCGCTCGCCCTGCTGCTCGCAGCCGGCTACGTCGCCTCCAGCCGCCTCGTCGTCTATTCGGAATTCGGCGCGGTCGCGGCCCCCATGTCCATGATCCGCGCGCCGCAGCCGGGCCTGCTTGTGCTCCAGGCCGGCGCGCCCGGGCTGCGCACCGAGCCCGGCCAGGTGCTCGGCGAGCTACGCCCCGAATTGCCCACGCAGGTGGTGGCGGACACCACGCACCAGATCAACGCCCTCGAGGCGCGGCTGCGGCAGTTGCAGGGCGAGCTGGAGCACGGCGAGGCCAGCTTCGAGGCCTTCCGCGCCCAGGCCGAGGCCGATCTTCTCGCCGCCACCGAGACACGGCGCCTGATGGAGCGGCAGGTCGAGACGCAGGAGCGGCTGTTCAACCGCCTCGCCGGACTGACGCGCCAGGGAATCGTCGCCGGCGCCCGGGCCGATCAGGAAGAGATCAACCTGATGCACCACCGCCGCAGCCTGGCCGAGGCACGGGCGGCGGAGAACGCGGCGCGGATCCTGGCGGGCGAGGCGCGGGCCGGACGGTTCCGCCATGACGGCCGGCCCACGGCGCGCTCGCCCGAGGAGGTGCGGCGCGAGGTCGCTGCCGTGACGGCCTCGCTGAACGACATGCGCCAGACGCTGGCGCGGCTGGCCGCCCCCGTGCCGATCCTCTCGCCCTGCCTCTGCCGGATCGCGCAGGTGGCGGTGCCCTCGGGGACGGCGGTGCTCGCGGGTGACGTGCTGCTCGGCCTCGCCGCCGAGGGCAGCGCCGCGCCGCTCGAGGTGGATGCGCTGGTGCCCAGTACGCGCATCCCCTTCCTGGCGCTCGGCCAGCGCGTCGGCGTGCGGCTGGCCGGCGCGCGGGACGTGACGCCGGGGCGGATCATCGCGCTCAACCACAATCCCGAAAACACCGGGCGCATCGGATTGCCCGACAATCTGCGCAGCCTTCGCATCTACGGCCTCGTCACCGTGGCACTGGACGCGCCGCCGCCGGGCGGCGCCAATGCCATCGGCATGCCCGCGCTGCTGCAGGCGCCAGTCTCGCTCCGCATGCTGCTGCTCAACCTGCCGGGCTTCGCCTGGATCGCCCGGCTCGGCGGCTGA
- a CDS encoding OmpW/AlkL family protein, with protein MKSWGRLAAAAMMLAGAGGAMAQEVELRGKRAGDFMIGLGAVGVLPTNGGSVGTIGGTPNASNAASPLLDGTYFFTPNIALNLIAATTRHKLTVTNSALGTVNLGTAWALPPTLTVQYHLMPQSRISPYVGVGLNTTFYYGYGGNPTTGINRVRIDPSVGVAPNIGVDYEIAPNWLANFDLKWILMQPDVSVNSGFVRARADINPFVISAALRYRF; from the coding sequence ATGAAATCCTGGGGAAGACTTGCGGCAGCCGCGATGATGCTGGCGGGGGCCGGCGGCGCGATGGCGCAGGAAGTCGAATTGCGCGGCAAGCGCGCGGGCGACTTCATGATCGGTTTGGGCGCGGTCGGCGTGCTGCCGACCAATGGCGGCTCGGTGGGCACGATCGGTGGGACGCCCAATGCCAGCAACGCGGCGAGCCCGCTGCTGGACGGCACCTATTTCTTCACGCCGAACATCGCGCTGAACCTGATCGCGGCCACCACGCGGCACAAGCTGACGGTAACGAATTCGGCGCTGGGGACGGTCAATCTCGGCACTGCCTGGGCGCTGCCGCCGACGCTGACGGTGCAGTATCATCTGATGCCGCAATCGCGCATCAGCCCCTATGTGGGCGTGGGCCTGAACACGACCTTCTATTACGGCTATGGCGGCAACCCGACGACGGGCATCAACCGCGTGCGGATCGACCCGAGCGTGGGCGTGGCGCCCAATATCGGCGTGGACTACGAGATCGCGCCGAACTGGCTGGCGAATTTCGACCTGAAGTGGATCCTGATGCAGCCCGATGTGAGCGTGAACAGCGGCTTCGTCCGCGCGCGGGCCGACATCAACCCCTTCGTGATCAGCGCCGCCCTGCGCTACCGCTTCTGA
- a CDS encoding NAD(P)-dependent oxidoreductase: MMPLVFTKATPVLLVGRGPAFEKRRALLEAAGLPLTLHAALPDEATLDAARLVFGAGLEQAEGEALAAAARARRIPVNIEDVPHLCDVHVPALVRRGDLLLTVSTGGGAPAMAAALRAWLDQRFGPEWEAHLEALAGQRQELRAAGAAPPEVMRALSARIRESAWLDCPCVRPEGRGGLAAQKR, translated from the coding sequence ATGATGCCGCTCGTCTTCACCAAGGCCACGCCCGTGCTGCTGGTGGGCCGCGGCCCCGCCTTCGAGAAGCGCCGCGCGCTGCTGGAGGCGGCCGGCCTGCCCCTCACGCTGCACGCGGCATTGCCCGATGAGGCCACGCTCGATGCCGCGCGACTCGTCTTCGGCGCCGGCCTGGAGCAGGCGGAGGGCGAGGCGCTGGCCGCGGCCGCGCGCGCCCGGCGCATCCCGGTCAACATCGAGGATGTGCCGCATCTGTGCGACGTGCATGTGCCGGCGCTGGTGCGGCGTGGTGATCTGCTGCTGACCGTCTCGACCGGGGGCGGGGCGCCCGCCATGGCGGCCGCGCTACGCGCCTGGCTCGACCAGCGCTTCGGCCCGGAATGGGAGGCGCATCTGGAGGCGCTGGCCGGCCAGCGCCAGGAATTGCGGGCGGCGGGTGCGGCACCGCCCGAGGTGATGCGGGCGCTGAGCGCCCGCATCCGGGAGTCAGCCTGGCTCGACTGTCCCTGCGTCCGGCCCGAAGGGCGCGGAGGCCTCGCCGCTCAGAAGCGGTAG
- a CDS encoding NADPH-dependent assimilatory sulfite reductase hemoprotein subunit, whose amino-acid sequence MTQGKPSGAETIKAQSLGLRGPLDAELSAAAAKGGLSEASYTLLKFHGTYEQFDRDTATARKQAGEDKDWSFMVRVRAPAGRLTAAQWLALDDLAGDHADGTLRLTSRQGVQFHGILRENLRASVAAINATLLTTLAACGDVVRNVITSPAPRRDAVQARLEAEARRLSDALLPKSRAHHEIFLGAEAATAPEEEPLYGPTYLPRKFKIALIHPDDNTADVLANDLGFVMHPEGWIVTIGGGMGMTHNKPATFPRLADAVALIGPDEVLEVAEAVVRLSRDHGDRSDRKHARLKYVLAERGVEWARARLSEDLGRPLRAAPPLPRLSVPDHLGWHAQGDGRWWLGLHIPSGRIAGRLRAALREAVERFGVNPIATPGQDLLLSDVAGADRGALEAVLRANAVPLPAAFTPIARAMMACVALPTCGQSLAEGERVRQPVLEQVERELESLGLLGERISLRLTGCPNGCARPYQGDIGVVGRAPGLYTLFVGGDFAGTRLSFAVADKVPMEAIGATLAPLLAHWAAWRVPGEGFGDFCTRQGPDSCRALAGATLAA is encoded by the coding sequence ATGACTCAAGGGAAGCCCAGCGGCGCGGAAACCATCAAGGCCCAGAGCCTCGGCCTGCGCGGCCCGCTCGATGCCGAACTCAGCGCGGCCGCGGCCAAGGGCGGCCTCTCCGAAGCGTCCTATACGCTGCTGAAATTCCACGGAACCTACGAGCAGTTCGACCGCGATACCGCGACCGCCCGCAAGCAGGCTGGCGAGGACAAGGACTGGTCCTTCATGGTCCGTGTCCGCGCCCCGGCCGGGCGGCTTACCGCCGCGCAATGGCTGGCGCTGGACGACCTGGCCGGTGACCACGCGGATGGCACGCTACGGCTCACCTCCCGCCAGGGCGTCCAATTTCACGGCATCCTACGCGAGAATCTGCGCGCCTCCGTGGCCGCCATCAACGCGACCCTCCTCACCACCCTGGCCGCCTGCGGCGACGTGGTGCGCAACGTCATCACCTCGCCCGCGCCCCGCCGGGATGCCGTGCAGGCCCGGCTGGAGGCGGAGGCCCGGCGCCTCTCGGACGCGTTGCTGCCGAAGAGCCGCGCCCATCACGAGATCTTCCTGGGCGCGGAAGCGGCCACCGCGCCCGAGGAGGAGCCGCTCTACGGCCCCACCTACCTGCCCCGGAAGTTCAAGATCGCCCTCATCCATCCCGACGACAACACGGCCGATGTGCTGGCCAATGACCTCGGCTTCGTGATGCACCCCGAAGGCTGGATCGTGACCATCGGCGGCGGCATGGGGATGACGCACAACAAGCCCGCCACCTTCCCGCGCCTGGCCGATGCCGTGGCGCTGATCGGCCCGGATGAGGTGCTGGAGGTGGCGGAGGCCGTCGTCCGCCTCTCCCGCGATCATGGCGACCGGAGCGACCGCAAGCATGCGCGCCTCAAATACGTGCTGGCCGAGCGCGGCGTCGAATGGGCCCGCGCCCGGCTTTCCGAGGATCTCGGCCGGCCGCTGCGCGCCGCCCCGCCGCTGCCGCGCCTTTCCGTGCCCGATCACCTCGGCTGGCACGCCCAGGGGGATGGGCGCTGGTGGCTCGGCCTGCACATCCCTTCCGGGCGCATCGCGGGCCGGCTGCGCGCGGCGCTGCGCGAGGCGGTGGAGCGCTTCGGCGTGAACCCCATCGCCACGCCGGGTCAGGACCTGCTGCTCTCGGATGTGGCAGGGGCGGATCGCGGCGCGCTCGAGGCGGTGCTCCGCGCCAATGCCGTGCCGCTGCCGGCGGCCTTCACCCCCATCGCGCGCGCGATGATGGCCTGCGTCGCGCTGCCCACCTGCGGGCAGTCGCTCGCCGAGGGTGAGCGCGTGCGGCAGCCCGTCCTGGAACAGGTGGAGCGCGAGCTCGAGAGCCTCGGGCTGCTCGGCGAACGCATCTCGCTGCGGCTGACCGGCTGCCCCAATGGCTGCGCCCGGCCCTACCAGGGCGACATCGGCGTGGTCGGCCGGGCGCCTGGCCTCTATACCCTCTTCGTCGGCGGCGATTTCGCCGGAACGCGCCTCAGCTTTGCCGTGGCCGACAAGGTGCCGATGGAAGCGATCGGCGCCACGCTCGCGCCGCTTCTGGCGCATTGGGCCGCATGGCGCGTGCCCGGCGAGGGCTTCGGCGATTTCTGCACGCGGCAGGGGCCGGATTCCTGCCGCGCGCTGGCAGGGGCGACCCTCGCTGCATGA